One Ascaphus truei isolate aAscTru1 chromosome 9, aAscTru1.hap1, whole genome shotgun sequence genomic region harbors:
- the AHSA1 gene encoding activator of 90 kDa heat shock protein ATPase homolog 1 isoform X2 encodes MAKWGEGDPRWIVEQRADATNVNNWHWTERDASGWSSDKLKELLMGVRVEGVEGTCEVTEVSKLDGEASINNRKGKLIFFYEWDVKLNWTGTSPCGVKYKGYVEIPNLSDENDASEVEIRVSLAKDEPDTNLTALMRKEGARQIREAVAFYISALRTEFTQGMILPTANGVSHPGAPAPRQDVEPEMRIKSVKCPSGGVTIPTCKVTLKETFLTSPEELYRVFTRQELVQGFTHAPASLVPEKGGKFQLLGGNVSGEFLELEPDKRIVMSWRFKSWPAEHHASITLTFTDKGGETELRMEGRGVPQSEEERTKEGWKRYYFEGIKQTFGYGAMLI; translated from the exons ATGGccaagtggggagagggagacccGCGCTGGATCGTGGAGCAGAGAGCGGACGCCACCAACGTGAACAACTGGCACTG GACGGAGAGAGACGCCTCAGGATGGTCGTCGGATAAGCTGAAGGAGCTGCTGATGGGGGTGAGAGTGGAGGGTGTGGAGGGGACCTGCGAGGTGACAGAAGTGAGTAAGCTGGATGGAGAGGCATCGATCAACAACCGCAAGGGGAAGCTCATCTTCTTCTATGAGTGGGACGTCAAACTGAACTGGACAG GGACGTCCCCTTGTGGGGTGAAGTACAAAGGTTACGTGGAGATCCCGAACCTTTCAGATGAGAACGATGCCAGCGAGGTGGAG ATCCGAGTCTCTCTAGCAAAGGACGAGCCCGACACCAACCTGACGGCACTAATGAGGAAGGAGGGAGCGCGGCAAATACGAGAGGCCGTGGCGTTCTACATCAGCGCCCTCCGAACAG AGTTCACACAAGGAATGATCCTTCCCACAGCGAACGGGGTGTCGCATCCAGGAGCGCCCGCGCCGAGGCAGGATGTCGAGCCTGAGATG AGAATCAAGTCCGTAAAGTGTCCCAGTGGGGGGGTGACGATCCCGACATGCAAGGTGACCTTGAAGGAGACTTTCCTGACCTCCCCCGAGGAGCTGTACAGAGTGTTCACCCGGCAGGAG CTGGTGCAGGGTTTTACCCACGCCCCCGCGTCCTTAGTCCCAGAGAAAGGAGGCAAGTTCCAGCTACTGGGAGGCAACGTCAGCGGAGAATTCCTAGAGCTG GAACCGGACAAACGGATCGTCATGTCTTGGAGGTTTAAGTCCTGGCCGGCAG agcatcacgcCTCCATCACACTGACCTTCACTGACAAAGGGGGAGAGACGGAACTtcggatggaggggaggggggttccgCAGAGCGAGGAGGAGCGCACAAAGGAGGGCTGGAAGAGATATTACTTTGAGGGCATTAAGCAGACATTTGGATACGGAGCTATGCTGATctaa
- the AHSA1 gene encoding activator of 90 kDa heat shock protein ATPase homolog 1 isoform X1, protein MAKWGEGDPRWIVEQRADATNVNNWHWTERDASGWSSDKLKELLMGVRVEGVEGTCEVTEVSKLDGEASINNRKGKLIFFYEWDVKLNWTGTSPCGVKYKGYVEIPNLSDENDASEVEIRVSLAKDEPDTNLTALMRKEGARQIREAVAFYISALRTEFTQGMILPTANGVSHPGAPAPRQDVEPEMQRIKSVKCPSGGVTIPTCKVTLKETFLTSPEELYRVFTRQELVQGFTHAPASLVPEKGGKFQLLGGNVSGEFLELEPDKRIVMSWRFKSWPAEHHASITLTFTDKGGETELRMEGRGVPQSEEERTKEGWKRYYFEGIKQTFGYGAMLI, encoded by the exons ATGGccaagtggggagagggagacccGCGCTGGATCGTGGAGCAGAGAGCGGACGCCACCAACGTGAACAACTGGCACTG GACGGAGAGAGACGCCTCAGGATGGTCGTCGGATAAGCTGAAGGAGCTGCTGATGGGGGTGAGAGTGGAGGGTGTGGAGGGGACCTGCGAGGTGACAGAAGTGAGTAAGCTGGATGGAGAGGCATCGATCAACAACCGCAAGGGGAAGCTCATCTTCTTCTATGAGTGGGACGTCAAACTGAACTGGACAG GGACGTCCCCTTGTGGGGTGAAGTACAAAGGTTACGTGGAGATCCCGAACCTTTCAGATGAGAACGATGCCAGCGAGGTGGAG ATCCGAGTCTCTCTAGCAAAGGACGAGCCCGACACCAACCTGACGGCACTAATGAGGAAGGAGGGAGCGCGGCAAATACGAGAGGCCGTGGCGTTCTACATCAGCGCCCTCCGAACAG AGTTCACACAAGGAATGATCCTTCCCACAGCGAACGGGGTGTCGCATCCAGGAGCGCCCGCGCCGAGGCAGGATGTCGAGCCTGAGATG CAGAGAATCAAGTCCGTAAAGTGTCCCAGTGGGGGGGTGACGATCCCGACATGCAAGGTGACCTTGAAGGAGACTTTCCTGACCTCCCCCGAGGAGCTGTACAGAGTGTTCACCCGGCAGGAG CTGGTGCAGGGTTTTACCCACGCCCCCGCGTCCTTAGTCCCAGAGAAAGGAGGCAAGTTCCAGCTACTGGGAGGCAACGTCAGCGGAGAATTCCTAGAGCTG GAACCGGACAAACGGATCGTCATGTCTTGGAGGTTTAAGTCCTGGCCGGCAG agcatcacgcCTCCATCACACTGACCTTCACTGACAAAGGGGGAGAGACGGAACTtcggatggaggggaggggggttccgCAGAGCGAGGAGGAGCGCACAAAGGAGGGCTGGAAGAGATATTACTTTGAGGGCATTAAGCAGACATTTGGATACGGAGCTATGCTGATctaa
- the AHSA1 gene encoding activator of 90 kDa heat shock protein ATPase homolog 1 isoform X4: MRKEGARQIREAVAFYISALRTEFTQGMILPTANGVSHPGAPAPRQDVEPEMQRIKSVKCPSGGVTIPTCKVTLKETFLTSPEELYRVFTRQELVQGFTHAPASLVPEKGGKFQLLGGNVSGEFLELEPDKRIVMSWRFKSWPAEHHASITLTFTDKGGETELRMEGRGVPQSEEERTKEGWKRYYFEGIKQTFGYGAMLI; this comes from the exons ATGAGGAAGGAGGGAGCGCGGCAAATACGAGAGGCCGTGGCGTTCTACATCAGCGCCCTCCGAACAG AGTTCACACAAGGAATGATCCTTCCCACAGCGAACGGGGTGTCGCATCCAGGAGCGCCCGCGCCGAGGCAGGATGTCGAGCCTGAGATG CAGAGAATCAAGTCCGTAAAGTGTCCCAGTGGGGGGGTGACGATCCCGACATGCAAGGTGACCTTGAAGGAGACTTTCCTGACCTCCCCCGAGGAGCTGTACAGAGTGTTCACCCGGCAGGAG CTGGTGCAGGGTTTTACCCACGCCCCCGCGTCCTTAGTCCCAGAGAAAGGAGGCAAGTTCCAGCTACTGGGAGGCAACGTCAGCGGAGAATTCCTAGAGCTG GAACCGGACAAACGGATCGTCATGTCTTGGAGGTTTAAGTCCTGGCCGGCAG agcatcacgcCTCCATCACACTGACCTTCACTGACAAAGGGGGAGAGACGGAACTtcggatggaggggaggggggttccgCAGAGCGAGGAGGAGCGCACAAAGGAGGGCTGGAAGAGATATTACTTTGAGGGCATTAAGCAGACATTTGGATACGGAGCTATGCTGATctaa